In Methanomicrobiales archaeon, the following proteins share a genomic window:
- a CDS encoding type II toxin-antitoxin system HicB family antitoxin, whose amino-acid sequence MLEYTVLIHPAEEGGYWADVPALPRCFSQGDTIDETMRNIKEAIEAHILALHEEDEKTPPEEELIIGRVRVEAAEV is encoded by the coding sequence ATGCTAGAATATACCGTGTTGATACACCCGGCTGAAGAAGGAGGCTACTGGGCCGATGTTCCGGCACTCCCGAGATGTTTCAGTCAGGGTGACACGATCGATGAGACGATGAGAAATATCAAAGAGGCGATTGAGGCACACATTCTGGCACTGCACGAGGAGGATGAGAAGACTCCACCAGAAGAGGAGCTAATCATTGGCAGGGTCCGGGTGGAAGCCGCAGAAGTGTGA
- the lsrF gene encoding 3-hydroxy-5-phosphonooxypentane-2,4-dione thiolase, translating to MVYLDVGIQSRMNRIIDPKDNRVVMLAIDHPYFQGPTTGLRNMSKTIKTLLPYCDCLMTTRGAVRSNIAPEDLGSKPIMLRVSGGNSVLFEDLSDEKITVTIQEAIRMDAAGVAVSVYIGSPHQQQTILNLTDTINRAEEYGIPVLAVTAVGKDMVRDLRYLALASRICQDAGARIVKTYYCEEFSRLVDAVAPTAVVVAGGKRTSPPDSLQVVYNAIQAGAAGVDFGRNIFQDDNPIGMIQAIRSIVHEDHTVREALDIYNASLPGASRLE from the coding sequence ATGGTATATCTCGACGTTGGAATTCAGAGCCGGATGAACCGGATCATCGACCCGAAAGACAACCGGGTGGTCATGCTCGCGATCGACCACCCCTACTTCCAGGGGCCGACGACGGGCCTGCGCAATATGAGTAAAACGATAAAGACCCTGCTGCCCTACTGCGACTGCCTGATGACGACGCGAGGAGCGGTGCGGAGCAATATCGCGCCCGAAGATCTCGGATCGAAACCCATCATGCTGCGGGTCTCGGGGGGTAACAGCGTTCTATTCGAAGACTTGAGCGACGAGAAGATCACGGTCACCATCCAGGAAGCCATCCGGATGGATGCGGCCGGCGTCGCCGTCAGCGTGTACATCGGCTCGCCCCACCAGCAGCAGACGATCCTGAACCTCACGGATACGATCAACCGGGCCGAAGAGTACGGAATTCCCGTTCTGGCCGTGACCGCCGTCGGCAAAGACATGGTCCGGGACCTGCGCTACCTGGCTCTCGCATCCCGCATCTGCCAGGACGCCGGGGCCCGGATCGTCAAGACCTATTACTGCGAGGAGTTCTCCCGGCTGGTCGACGCGGTCGCTCCCACGGCGGTCGTCGTCGCCGGAGGAAAACGCACCAGCCCCCCCGACTCTCTTCAGGTGGTCTACAACGCGATCCAGGCGGGTGCCGCGGGAGTCGATTTCGGGCGGAACATCTTCCAGGACGATAACCCGATCGGCATGATCCAGGCGATCCGCTCCATCGTCCACGAGGATCATACGGTCAGGGAAGCCCTGGACATCTACAATGCCTCTCTGCCCGGGGCATCCCGGCTCGAGTGA
- a CDS encoding alcohol dehydrogenase catalytic domain-containing protein, translated as MRAAVYYANSDIRVEDVDDLSVGPGEIRVKVMACGVCGSDVMEWYRIRRAGRPGGIGAFGHECTGTIAEVGSGADPKWSVGDRVVVTHHVPCNTCNACIRGHTTACDTLQRTKFKNAYGAFAEYVVLPAINVDRGILRLPDTVSFDAGTFVEPLGSVLRGQHWAPTSDGRSVLIIGAGITGLLHVQAARSNGAGFIAVSDVDPDRLELARKFGADAAISATEDVPGTFKELNGGPGADTVIMTAPVPVCVQQSLDAVGAGGTILFFAPTPPEHQSGINLWNLWQREVTITHSYAADLHNLCTALKWIQYSRVNVADMITHVLPLQKTVEGFLLTARPRDGSLKAIIHPQE; from the coding sequence ATGCGAGCAGCCGTCTACTACGCGAACAGCGACATCCGCGTCGAGGACGTCGACGATCTCTCCGTCGGGCCGGGAGAGATCAGAGTCAAGGTCATGGCATGCGGCGTCTGCGGCTCGGATGTCATGGAGTGGTACCGGATCCGGCGTGCCGGCAGACCGGGGGGCATCGGGGCGTTCGGGCACGAATGCACGGGAACCATCGCAGAAGTCGGCTCCGGCGCGGATCCGAAGTGGAGCGTGGGAGACCGGGTCGTGGTCACCCATCACGTCCCCTGCAATACCTGCAATGCCTGCATCCGCGGGCACACGACGGCCTGCGACACGCTGCAGAGAACGAAATTCAAGAATGCATACGGGGCGTTTGCAGAATACGTCGTCCTGCCCGCGATCAACGTGGACCGGGGCATCCTGCGCCTTCCCGACACGGTCTCTTTCGATGCGGGGACCTTCGTCGAACCCCTCGGCAGCGTTCTGCGCGGGCAGCACTGGGCCCCGACCTCGGACGGCCGATCCGTCCTGATCATCGGCGCCGGTATCACCGGCCTGCTGCACGTCCAGGCGGCCCGCTCGAACGGTGCGGGGTTCATCGCGGTCTCCGACGTCGATCCCGATCGGCTGGAGCTCGCCCGAAAGTTCGGCGCCGATGCGGCCATCTCCGCCACGGAGGACGTTCCCGGGACGTTCAAAGAGTTGAACGGCGGGCCGGGCGCAGACACCGTCATCATGACGGCACCGGTCCCCGTCTGCGTGCAGCAGTCCCTCGACGCGGTCGGGGCGGGGGGCACGATCCTCTTCTTCGCCCCCACCCCTCCCGAACACCAGTCCGGGATCAACCTCTGGAACCTGTGGCAGAGAGAGGTCACGATCACTCATTCCTATGCTGCCGATCTCCACAATCTCTGTACGGCCCTGAAGTGGATCCAGTACAGCAGAGTCAACGTGGCCGATATGATCACCCATGTCCTCCCCCTGCAGAAGACGGTCGAAGGGTTTCTCCTGACGGCCCGACCGCGGGACGGCAGTCTGAAAGCGATCATCCACCCCCAGGAATAA